From Amycolatopsis sp. cg9, one genomic window encodes:
- a CDS encoding GH1 family beta-glucosidase, with protein sequence MFPPGFVWGAATAAFQVEGATTADGRTDSVWDVFARRPGAVVGGDTGDPAADHYRRYAEDVALMRRLGLGAYRFSLAWPRVRPDGGAPNAAGLAFYDRLVDCLLEAGVQPWATLYHWDLPQVLEEQGGWTSRDTAYRFAEYTETVLERLGDRVASWSTLNEPWCAAMLGYAGGIHAPGRTDHPAAVAATHHLLLGHGLAMDVIRRHAPGVPAGITLNLYPVAPHDPANVADVAAARRIDGLQNRLFLDPVLRGGYPDDLVADLEPFGLGDVVEPEDSAIIAAHVDWLGVNYYRDYRVAGRPVPGSEPAGPEWVGAGDVHFVPDPAAPRTDSGWEVQPAGLTESLLQVHRGYRRVPLYITENGAAYPDVVGDGGDIVDTDRVAFLDSHLRAAHDALEAGVDLRGYFYWSLLDNFEWAEGYAKRFGLVHVDYATQVRTLKRSAQWYSRVIGMNGLG encoded by the coding sequence ATGTTCCCGCCCGGATTCGTCTGGGGCGCCGCCACCGCGGCGTTCCAGGTGGAAGGAGCCACCACGGCCGACGGGCGCACGGACTCGGTCTGGGACGTCTTCGCGCGCCGTCCGGGTGCGGTCGTGGGCGGCGACACCGGCGACCCGGCGGCCGACCACTACCGCCGGTACGCCGAGGACGTCGCCCTGATGCGGCGCCTCGGGCTCGGCGCCTACCGCTTCTCGCTGGCCTGGCCGCGGGTCCGGCCGGACGGCGGCGCGCCGAACGCCGCCGGGCTCGCCTTCTACGACCGGCTGGTCGACTGCCTGCTGGAGGCGGGCGTCCAGCCGTGGGCGACGCTCTACCACTGGGACCTCCCGCAGGTGCTGGAGGAGCAGGGCGGCTGGACCTCGCGGGACACCGCGTACCGGTTCGCCGAGTACACCGAGACGGTGCTGGAACGGCTCGGTGACCGCGTCGCGAGCTGGTCGACGCTGAACGAGCCGTGGTGCGCGGCGATGCTCGGCTACGCGGGCGGCATCCACGCGCCCGGCCGCACCGACCACCCCGCCGCCGTCGCCGCCACCCACCACCTGCTGCTGGGCCACGGGCTGGCGATGGACGTCATCCGCCGCCACGCCCCCGGCGTCCCGGCCGGGATCACGCTGAACCTGTACCCGGTGGCCCCGCACGACCCGGCCAACGTCGCCGACGTCGCCGCGGCCCGCCGCATCGACGGCCTGCAGAACCGGCTGTTCCTCGACCCGGTGCTGCGCGGCGGCTACCCGGACGACCTGGTCGCCGACCTCGAGCCGTTCGGGCTGGGCGACGTCGTCGAACCCGAGGACAGCGCGATCATCGCGGCGCACGTCGACTGGCTGGGCGTGAACTACTACCGCGACTACCGCGTCGCGGGCCGCCCGGTGCCGGGCAGCGAACCGGCGGGCCCGGAGTGGGTCGGCGCCGGCGACGTCCACTTCGTCCCGGACCCGGCGGCTCCGCGCACGGACTCGGGCTGGGAGGTCCAGCCGGCCGGCCTGACGGAGTCGTTGCTGCAGGTCCACCGCGGCTACCGGCGGGTCCCGCTGTACATCACGGAGAACGGGGCGGCCTACCCCGACGTCGTCGGCGACGGCGGTGACATCGTCGACACCGACCGCGTGGCCTTCCTGGACTCGCACCTGCGGGCGGCGCACGACGCGCTGGAGGCGGGGGTGGACCTGCGCGGGTACTTCTACTGGTCGCTGCTCGACAACTTCGAGTGGGCCGAGGGGTACGCGAAGCGGTTCGGCCTGGTGCACGTGGACTACGCGACGCAGGTCCGGACGCTGAAGCGCAGCGCGCAGTGGTACTCCCGGGTGATCGGGATGAACGGCCTGGGCTGA
- a CDS encoding IlvD/Edd family dehydratase, which yields MGLRSEAWFNNPADPGMTALYLERYQNWGLTREELQSGRPIIGIAQTGSDLSPCNRHHLQLADRTREGIREAGGIAIEFPVHPIQETGKRPTAALDRNLAYLGLVETLYGYPLDGVVLTTGCDKTTPACLMAAATVDLPAIVLSGGPMLNGWYRGERTGSGTIVWKARELLAAGEIDDAGFMELVASSAPSPGHCNTMGTASTMNALAEALGMSLPGCAAIPAPHRDRARMAYRTGLRIVELVREDLKPSDILTREAFENAIVVNSAIGGSTNAPIHIGAIARHIGVDLPLDDWQRLGHAVPLLVDLQPAGKYLGEEFHRAGGVPAVVHELMRHQLIHEDTRTVNGRTLGDNCRDAEAGDRDVIRTFGTALTADAGFLVLKGNLFDAAIMKSSVISPEFRRRYLAGGVYEGTAVVFDGPEDYHARIDDPGLGVDEHSLLVMRGTGPLGYPGSAEVVNMRPPAELIKRGVHELPCLGDGRQSGTSGSPSILNASPEAAAGGGLAVLRTGDRVRIDLAAGTADVLIPDEVLALRHKELAEAGGYPVPEAQTPWQEVQRSMVDQLCDGMVLRPAVAYQRIARTKGIPRDNH from the coding sequence ATGGGACTGCGCAGCGAAGCTTGGTTCAACAACCCCGCCGACCCCGGGATGACCGCGCTCTACCTCGAGCGGTACCAGAACTGGGGTCTCACGCGGGAGGAGCTCCAGTCCGGCAGGCCGATCATCGGGATCGCGCAGACCGGCTCCGACCTGTCGCCCTGCAACCGGCACCACCTGCAGCTCGCCGACCGCACCCGCGAAGGCATCCGCGAGGCGGGCGGGATCGCGATCGAGTTCCCGGTGCACCCGATCCAGGAGACCGGCAAGCGCCCGACCGCCGCCCTCGACCGGAACCTCGCCTACCTCGGGCTGGTCGAGACGCTCTACGGCTACCCCCTCGACGGCGTCGTCCTGACCACCGGCTGCGACAAGACCACGCCCGCGTGCCTGATGGCCGCCGCGACCGTCGACCTCCCGGCCATCGTGCTGTCCGGCGGCCCCATGCTCAACGGCTGGTACCGGGGCGAGCGCACCGGGTCCGGCACCATCGTCTGGAAGGCCCGCGAGCTGCTCGCCGCCGGGGAGATCGACGACGCCGGGTTCATGGAGCTCGTCGCGTCGTCGGCGCCGTCGCCCGGGCACTGCAACACCATGGGCACCGCTTCCACGATGAACGCGCTCGCCGAAGCGCTCGGGATGAGCTTGCCCGGCTGCGCGGCCATCCCGGCGCCACACCGCGACCGGGCGCGGATGGCCTACCGCACCGGGCTGCGGATCGTCGAGCTGGTCCGCGAGGACCTCAAGCCGTCCGACATCCTGACGCGCGAAGCCTTCGAGAACGCCATCGTGGTGAACTCGGCGATCGGCGGCTCGACCAACGCGCCCATCCACATCGGCGCCATCGCCCGGCACATCGGCGTCGACCTGCCGCTCGACGACTGGCAGCGGCTCGGCCACGCCGTCCCGCTGCTGGTCGACCTGCAGCCCGCGGGCAAGTACCTCGGCGAGGAGTTCCACCGCGCCGGCGGCGTCCCGGCGGTCGTGCACGAGCTGATGCGGCACCAGCTGATCCACGAGGACACCCGCACCGTCAACGGCCGCACCCTCGGCGACAACTGCCGCGACGCCGAGGCCGGCGACCGGGACGTCATCCGGACCTTCGGCACCGCCCTCACCGCCGACGCGGGGTTCCTCGTCCTCAAGGGCAACCTCTTCGACGCGGCGATCATGAAGTCCAGCGTCATCTCGCCGGAGTTCCGGCGCCGCTACCTGGCCGGCGGGGTCTACGAGGGCACCGCGGTCGTGTTCGACGGCCCGGAGGACTACCACGCCCGCATCGACGACCCGGGCCTCGGCGTCGACGAGCACTCGCTGCTCGTGATGCGCGGCACCGGCCCGCTCGGCTACCCGGGCTCCGCGGAGGTCGTGAACATGCGGCCGCCGGCGGAGCTGATCAAACGCGGCGTGCACGAGCTGCCCTGCCTCGGCGACGGCCGCCAGTCGGGCACCTCCGGCTCGCCGTCGATCCTCAACGCCTCCCCCGAGGCCGCGGCGGGCGGCGGGCTCGCCGTGCTGCGGACCGGCGACCGCGTGCGGATCGACCTGGCCGCGGGCACCGCCGACGTCCTGATCCCCGACGAGGTACTCGCGCTGCGCCACAAGGAGCTCGCCGAAGCGGGCGGCTACCCGGTACCGGAAGCGCAGACGCCGTGGCAGGAGGTCCAGCGGTCGATGGTCGACCAGCTCTGCGACGGCATGGTGCTGCGGCCGGCGGTGGCGTACCAGCGGATCGCGCGGACGAAGGGCATTCCCCGCGACAACCACTGA
- a CDS encoding DUF3040 domain-containing protein codes for MLPEREDHALREIEAELRASDPAFAAAFTGRELRRIRRSNLLLVLCDVTAVVMLLVGLFARDAALVLWGTVSAGALVAWHIARAETARQATEDGAAPTAGAR; via the coding sequence ATGCTTCCGGAGCGAGAAGACCACGCGCTGCGCGAAATCGAAGCGGAGCTGCGGGCGAGTGATCCCGCGTTCGCCGCCGCCTTCACCGGCCGCGAGCTGCGCCGGATCAGGCGCTCGAACCTGCTGCTCGTCCTCTGCGACGTCACGGCCGTCGTGATGCTGCTCGTCGGCCTCTTCGCCAGGGACGCCGCGCTCGTGCTCTGGGGCACCGTGAGCGCGGGGGCGCTGGTGGCGTGGCACATCGCCCGCGCCGAAACGGCCCGCCAGGCCACCGAAGACGGCGCCGCCCCCACCGCGGGAGCCCGCTAG
- a CDS encoding malic enzyme-like NAD(P)-binding protein, with the protein MLGALHNALKLTGRDPAGTSVVISGAGAAGSAIARLLLRAGYRPDGIVVCDSDGVLHEDRDLVGEKGWLAENTNTGGATGTLQAALRGADVFVGVSAGGLLAAEDVEAMAARPIVFALANPDPEVDPEAAGRHAEIVATGRSDFPNQINNVLAFPGMFRGLLDSGAPRVTGHMLIAAARALADVVGEDLAPGRIVPSVFDEALVPAMAEAVAGAAKATGWSTVD; encoded by the coding sequence GTGCTCGGCGCGCTGCACAACGCGCTGAAGCTGACCGGCCGCGACCCGGCGGGGACGTCGGTCGTCATTTCCGGCGCCGGCGCGGCGGGCAGCGCGATCGCCCGGCTGCTGCTGCGCGCCGGCTACCGGCCCGACGGGATCGTCGTCTGCGACAGCGACGGCGTCCTGCACGAAGACCGGGACCTGGTGGGGGAGAAGGGCTGGCTCGCGGAGAACACCAACACCGGCGGCGCCACCGGCACGCTGCAAGCCGCCCTGCGCGGCGCGGACGTCTTCGTCGGCGTGAGCGCCGGCGGGCTGCTGGCGGCGGAGGACGTCGAGGCCATGGCGGCGCGCCCGATCGTCTTCGCGCTGGCCAACCCGGACCCGGAGGTCGATCCCGAGGCCGCCGGTCGGCACGCCGAGATCGTCGCGACCGGCCGCAGCGACTTCCCCAACCAGATCAACAACGTGCTGGCGTTCCCCGGGATGTTCCGCGGCCTGCTCGACTCGGGCGCGCCGCGGGTGACCGGGCACATGCTGATCGCGGCGGCCCGCGCGCTGGCGGACGTCGTGGGGGAGGACCTGGCGCCGGGGCGGATCGTGCCGAGCGTGTTCGACGAAGCGCTGGTGCCCGCGATGGCCGAAGCGGTGGCGGGCGCGGCGAAGGCGACCGGCTGGTCCACTGTGGACTAG
- a CDS encoding UdgX family uracil-DNA binding protein (This protein belongs to the uracil DNA glycosylase superfamily, members of which act in excision repair of DNA. However, it belongs more specifically to UdgX branch, whose founding member was found to bind uracil in DNA (where it does not belong), without cleaving it, appears to promote DNA repair by a pathway involving RecA, rather than base excision.) — protein sequence MPDFRGAEPPDTTDLGRLRSAASGCRGCALHEDATQTVFGEGAAGAKVFVAGEQPGDKEDVAGEPFVGPAGKLLDRAFEEAGFDRGSLYVTNAVKHFKFKREGKRRIHQKPGRTEVVACRPWLLAELRAVRPELVLLLGATAAQSLLGPKFRLTEHRGEPVSPPAELAELVPAAVATVHPSAVLRAPDRDQAYAAFVADLKAAGKLLG from the coding sequence ATGCCGGATTTCCGCGGTGCCGAACCGCCGGACACCACCGACCTGGGCAGGTTGCGGTCGGCGGCGTCCGGCTGCCGTGGCTGTGCGTTACACGAGGACGCCACGCAGACCGTCTTCGGCGAAGGCGCCGCCGGGGCGAAGGTCTTCGTCGCCGGCGAGCAGCCGGGCGACAAGGAAGACGTCGCGGGCGAGCCGTTCGTCGGCCCGGCGGGCAAGCTGCTGGACCGCGCGTTCGAGGAAGCGGGTTTCGACCGGGGGTCGCTTTACGTGACCAACGCGGTGAAGCACTTCAAGTTCAAGCGCGAGGGCAAGCGCCGCATCCACCAGAAACCGGGCCGCACCGAGGTGGTCGCGTGCCGTCCGTGGCTGCTGGCGGAACTCCGCGCGGTGCGCCCGGAACTGGTGCTGCTGCTGGGCGCGACGGCCGCGCAGTCGTTGCTGGGCCCGAAGTTCCGCCTCACCGAGCACCGCGGCGAGCCGGTCTCGCCACCGGCGGAGCTGGCCGAGCTGGTGCCGGCCGCGGTGGCGACGGTCCACCCGTCGGCGGTGCTGCGGGCGCCCGACCGGGATCAGGCGTACGCCGCCTTCGTGGCCGACCTGAAGGCCGCGGGCAAGCTGCTGGGCTGA
- the ligD gene encoding non-homologous end-joining DNA ligase, translating into MKISHADKVFYPDDGLTKGDVAGYYRTVADVMVPHLRGRPLTLRRFPDGIAKPGWFQKHPGEHFPDSIRVERVPRRDGGTDDYVVCDDAETLEYLANQGTVEFHVWLSTVDAPGRPDRLVLDLDPPEGTPVAELRAVSRRIRDEYEAAGLTAFVQATGGRGFHVLAPLDATAGTEVVLDLSRALADRVAAADPDRLTTAQRKEKRGDRIFLDANRNGYAQTFVAPYSLRARPGAAAATPLDWHELGKADPGGWSLTKEKQRLARKDDPWRDLDRHAASAEAALAKVG; encoded by the coding sequence ATGAAGATTTCGCACGCGGACAAGGTGTTCTACCCGGACGACGGCCTGACCAAGGGCGACGTCGCCGGGTACTACCGGACCGTCGCGGACGTGATGGTGCCGCACCTGCGCGGCCGCCCGCTGACGTTGCGGCGCTTCCCGGACGGCATCGCGAAGCCGGGCTGGTTCCAGAAGCACCCGGGCGAGCACTTCCCGGACTCGATCCGCGTCGAGCGCGTCCCCCGGCGCGACGGCGGGACCGACGACTACGTGGTGTGCGACGACGCCGAAACGCTGGAGTACCTGGCGAACCAGGGAACGGTGGAGTTCCACGTCTGGTTGTCCACTGTGGACGCACCCGGCCGGCCGGACCGGCTGGTGCTGGACCTCGACCCACCGGAGGGCACCCCGGTCGCGGAGCTGCGCGCGGTTTCCCGCCGCATCCGCGACGAGTACGAGGCAGCGGGGCTGACGGCGTTCGTCCAGGCCACCGGTGGCCGCGGCTTCCACGTGCTGGCACCTCTGGACGCGACGGCCGGCACCGAGGTCGTGCTGGACCTGTCCCGGGCACTGGCCGACCGCGTCGCGGCGGCCGACCCGGACCGCCTGACCACGGCCCAGCGCAAGGAAAAGCGCGGCGACCGCATCTTCCTGGACGCCAACCGCAACGGCTACGCCCAGACGTTCGTGGCCCCGTATTCCCTGCGCGCCCGCCCCGGCGCGGCGGCCGCCACCCCACTGGACTGGCACGAACTCGGCAAGGCCGACCCCGGCGGCTGGAGCCTGACGAAGGAGAAGCAGCGCCTGGCCCGCAAGGACGACCCGTGGCGCGACCTGGACCGGCACGCGGCGTCCGCCGAGGCCGCGCTGGCCAAGGTCGGCTGA
- the ligD gene encoding non-homologous end-joining DNA ligase has protein sequence MTGPGWREPTLATLTDRRFSGEDWIFERKLDGVRAICVRDAGAPTLYSRNHKVMDDAYPEIVEALAARGGPRFVADGEIVAFDGANTSFAALQPRIHVSDPDRARATGVRVYYYLFDLLHLDDRDTTGLPLRQRKALLRDAFDFGDPLRLSAHRNTEGEKFFEEACRRGWEGVIAKRADAPYHHGRSPDWLKFKCAHGQELVIGGFTDPQGARHGFGALLLGYHEDGGLKYAGKVGTGFDERLLASLHARLRELETAGSPFAGPVRERGAHWVRPDLVAQIDFSEWTRDGRLRHPRFAGLREDKKAADVVRERA, from the coding sequence GTGACCGGACCCGGCTGGCGCGAGCCCACCCTGGCCACGCTCACCGACCGCCGGTTCTCCGGCGAGGACTGGATCTTCGAGCGCAAGCTGGACGGCGTCCGCGCGATCTGCGTCCGCGACGCCGGTGCGCCGACGCTGTACTCGCGCAACCACAAGGTGATGGACGACGCCTACCCCGAGATCGTCGAGGCCCTCGCCGCGCGCGGCGGCCCGCGCTTCGTCGCCGACGGCGAGATCGTCGCGTTCGACGGGGCGAACACGAGCTTCGCCGCGCTCCAGCCGCGGATCCACGTGAGCGACCCGGACCGCGCCCGCGCGACCGGCGTCCGCGTCTACTACTACTTGTTCGACCTGCTGCACCTCGACGACCGCGACACGACCGGCCTGCCGCTGCGGCAGCGGAAGGCGCTGCTGCGGGACGCGTTCGACTTCGGCGACCCGCTGCGGCTGTCGGCGCACCGCAACACCGAAGGCGAGAAGTTCTTCGAGGAAGCCTGCCGGCGGGGCTGGGAAGGCGTCATCGCCAAGCGCGCCGACGCGCCGTACCACCACGGGCGGTCACCCGACTGGCTGAAGTTCAAGTGCGCGCACGGCCAGGAGCTCGTCATCGGCGGTTTCACCGACCCCCAGGGCGCGCGGCACGGCTTCGGCGCGCTCCTGCTCGGCTACCACGAAGACGGCGGCCTGAAGTACGCGGGCAAGGTCGGCACCGGCTTCGACGAGCGGCTGCTGGCGTCGCTGCACGCGCGGCTGCGGGAGCTGGAGACCGCGGGCTCGCCGTTCGCCGGCCCGGTCCGGGAGCGCGGCGCGCACTGGGTCCGGCCGGACTTGGTGGCGCAGATCGACTTCTCCGAGTGGACGCGCGACGGGCGGCTGCGGCACCCGCGGTTCGCCGGGCTGCGCGAGGACAAGAAGGCCGCGGACGTCGTACGGGAGCGGGCATGA
- a CDS encoding Ku protein: MARPVWSGALSLGLVTVPVELYPAVADHTIHFHQFERGTSDRIRNRRVNERTGDEVGQDEIVKGYDLGGGDHVLVEPDELDEIAPERSRRIDIEQFVELDDIDPWFFDKTYWLKPAKEDFAKAYGLLLQAMDRSEKAGVAKFVLRGKEYLAAVRAGEGVMVLNTLHFVADLRKPKDVMGKLPELPKPRPKELDMALALVDEMTAPWKPEVYRDEYSKRVEELIKAKEAGKEITHEEEPEPSADVVDLFEALSRSVKNRKGGGKKPAKRELGDLSKADLEKLAREQGVKGRSKMTRAELEKALKAS, from the coding sequence ATGGCGAGACCGGTTTGGAGCGGCGCGCTGAGCCTGGGGCTGGTCACCGTCCCGGTGGAGCTGTACCCCGCGGTGGCGGACCACACGATCCACTTCCACCAGTTCGAACGCGGCACGTCGGACCGGATCCGCAACCGCCGGGTCAACGAGCGGACCGGGGACGAGGTCGGCCAGGACGAGATCGTCAAAGGCTACGACCTCGGCGGTGGCGACCACGTGCTCGTCGAGCCGGACGAGCTGGACGAGATCGCGCCCGAACGCTCGCGCCGGATCGACATCGAGCAGTTCGTCGAGCTCGACGACATCGACCCGTGGTTCTTCGACAAGACGTACTGGCTCAAGCCGGCGAAGGAGGACTTCGCCAAGGCGTACGGCCTGCTGCTGCAGGCGATGGACCGCAGCGAGAAGGCCGGCGTCGCGAAGTTCGTGCTGCGCGGCAAGGAGTACCTCGCGGCGGTCCGCGCCGGCGAGGGCGTCATGGTGCTCAACACCCTGCACTTCGTCGCGGACCTGCGGAAGCCGAAGGACGTCATGGGCAAGCTGCCCGAGCTGCCGAAGCCGCGGCCCAAGGAGCTCGACATGGCGCTCGCGCTGGTCGACGAGATGACCGCGCCCTGGAAGCCCGAGGTCTACCGGGACGAGTACTCGAAGCGCGTCGAAGAGCTGATCAAGGCCAAAGAGGCGGGCAAGGAGATCACGCACGAGGAGGAGCCGGAGCCCTCGGCCGACGTCGTCGACCTCTTCGAGGCGCTGTCGCGCAGCGTGAAGAACCGCAAGGGCGGCGGCAAGAAGCCGGCCAAGCGCGAGCTCGGCGACCTGTCCAAGGCGGACCTGGAGAAGCTCGCCCGCGAGCAGGGCGTCAAGGGCCGGTCGAAGATGACGCGCGCCGAGCTGGAAAAGGCGCTGAAGGCCTCGTGA
- a CDS encoding ANTAR domain-containing response regulator: protein MTGGHEQLTARLDEVTVAMESLTAMLDTELDLGQMLQAVCDHVVHVVPGADMASITLVRDGVPETVASTDQRAVNFDREQYRIGDGPCLRAAETGQPVRVGVGAVGDLWPQFVTSAEQLGVASFLAAPLTVDEDMSGAVNLFGFGEHGFSELGTKILELYTATVVFGLRSARRYFAARELVDQLNRALETRAVIDQAKGILMAAHRITAEEAFQRLVKRSQDGNRKLHEVAAEFVAAVATTTA, encoded by the coding sequence ATGACGGGCGGCCACGAGCAGCTCACCGCACGGCTGGACGAAGTCACGGTCGCGATGGAGTCGCTGACCGCGATGCTGGACACCGAGCTCGACCTCGGCCAGATGTTGCAGGCGGTCTGCGACCACGTGGTGCACGTGGTGCCGGGAGCCGACATGGCGAGCATCACCCTCGTGCGCGACGGCGTACCGGAAACGGTCGCCAGCACCGACCAGCGAGCGGTCAACTTCGACCGCGAGCAGTACCGCATCGGCGACGGCCCGTGCCTGCGCGCCGCCGAGACCGGCCAGCCGGTCCGGGTCGGCGTCGGGGCGGTGGGGGACCTGTGGCCGCAGTTCGTGACGTCGGCCGAGCAGCTGGGCGTGGCCAGTTTCCTGGCCGCCCCGCTGACGGTCGACGAAGACATGTCCGGCGCGGTCAACCTCTTCGGCTTCGGCGAGCACGGTTTCAGCGAGCTCGGCACGAAGATCCTGGAGCTGTACACGGCGACGGTGGTGTTCGGCCTGCGCAGCGCGCGGCGGTACTTCGCGGCTCGTGAGCTGGTCGACCAGCTCAACCGGGCGTTGGAGACGCGCGCGGTGATCGACCAGGCCAAGGGGATCCTGATGGCCGCGCACCGGATCACGGCGGAGGAGGCCTTCCAGCGGCTGGTGAAGCGGTCGCAGGACGGGAACCGCAAGCTGCACGAGGTGGCGGCGGAGTTCGTGGCGGCGGTGGCGACGACGACGGCGTGA
- a CDS encoding TIGR03557 family F420-dependent LLM class oxidoreductase — protein sequence MRIGYTLMTEQTGPNELVRFAAGAEAAGFDFEVMSDHYSPWLAEQGHAPYAWSVLGAVTQSTERVELMTYVTCPIMRYHPAVVAQKAATVQALSAGRFTLGLGAGENLNEHVVGRGWPPANVRHDMLAEAVQIIGGLFDGGYFDYEGKHFRVDSAKLWDLPEKRTPVAVAVSGSQSVRRFAPVADAMIAVEPKVELAQEWDATRLGPPTRKIAQLPISWGPDREAAVKRAHEQFRWFAGGWKVNAELPGPAGFAGATQFIREEDVAGSIACGPGVEPIVEGVREFEKAGFTDVALVQIGGDQQEGFLDFAEKELLPALRG from the coding sequence ATGCGGATCGGCTACACCCTGATGACCGAGCAGACCGGGCCGAACGAACTGGTCCGGTTCGCCGCCGGTGCGGAAGCCGCCGGCTTCGACTTCGAAGTGATGAGCGACCACTACTCGCCGTGGCTGGCCGAGCAGGGGCACGCGCCCTACGCGTGGAGCGTGCTGGGCGCGGTCACCCAAAGCACCGAGCGCGTCGAGCTGATGACGTACGTGACCTGCCCGATCATGCGGTACCACCCGGCCGTGGTGGCGCAGAAGGCGGCGACCGTGCAGGCGCTCTCGGCCGGCCGGTTCACCCTCGGGCTCGGCGCGGGCGAGAACCTCAACGAGCACGTCGTCGGCCGCGGCTGGCCGCCGGCCAACGTCCGGCACGACATGCTCGCCGAGGCCGTGCAGATCATCGGCGGCCTGTTCGACGGCGGGTACTTCGACTACGAGGGCAAGCACTTCCGCGTCGACTCCGCGAAGCTGTGGGACCTGCCGGAGAAGCGCACGCCGGTCGCCGTCGCCGTGTCCGGCTCGCAGTCGGTGCGGCGGTTCGCCCCGGTCGCCGACGCGATGATCGCCGTCGAGCCGAAGGTCGAGCTCGCGCAGGAGTGGGACGCGACCCGGCTCGGGCCGCCGACCCGCAAGATCGCGCAGCTGCCGATCTCGTGGGGCCCCGACCGCGAGGCCGCGGTGAAGCGCGCGCACGAGCAGTTCCGCTGGTTCGCCGGCGGCTGGAAGGTCAACGCCGAGCTGCCGGGCCCGGCCGGGTTCGCCGGGGCGACGCAGTTCATCCGCGAGGAGGACGTCGCCGGCTCGATCGCCTGCGGCCCCGGCGTCGAGCCGATCGTCGAAGGTGTCCGCGAGTTCGAGAAGGCGGGCTTCACCGACGTCGCGCTCGTCCAGATCGGTGGCGACCAGCAGGAGGGCTTCCTCGACTTCGCCGAGAAGGAGCTGCTCCCGGCGCTGCGCGGCTGA
- a CDS encoding plasmid stabilization protein yields the protein MPQSWSGKRERQYEHIKDSAEDRGASTGRAKEIAARTVNKNRARSGESRQASKTSVKDKSPQQRGGERSGNRKGPGGPTKDQLYNEAKQKNIDGRSKMTKKELERALGR from the coding sequence ATGCCCCAGTCGTGGAGCGGCAAGCGCGAACGCCAGTACGAGCACATCAAGGACTCCGCCGAAGACCGCGGCGCGAGCACCGGGCGGGCCAAGGAGATCGCGGCCCGGACCGTGAACAAGAACCGCGCCCGGTCGGGCGAGTCGCGCCAGGCGAGCAAGACGTCGGTCAAGGACAAGTCCCCGCAGCAGCGCGGCGGCGAGCGGTCGGGCAACCGCAAGGGCCCGGGCGGGCCGACGAAGGACCAGCTCTACAACGAAGCCAAGCAGAAGAACATCGACGGCCGTTCGAAGATGACCAAGAAGGAACTCGAACGGGCGCTGGGCCGGTGA
- a CDS encoding anti-sigma factor — protein sequence MEETRGSFGGKPTVDEMLDELVELRLPAMAEQIPLVRMLTHGVVSRADFGLDAIADAKMAVDEACAQLVQLAELGSQLHCRFRLAVDGLHVVVSTRSTEARPPSDRTFGWHVLTTLSRSVTAHCDVLPGGGAGIVTIELVLNPGTSA from the coding sequence ATGGAAGAAACACGTGGCTCGTTCGGCGGCAAACCGACCGTCGACGAGATGCTCGACGAGCTGGTCGAGCTGCGGCTCCCCGCGATGGCGGAGCAGATCCCCCTGGTCCGCATGCTCACCCACGGCGTGGTCTCGCGCGCGGATTTCGGGCTGGACGCCATCGCCGACGCGAAGATGGCCGTCGACGAGGCGTGCGCTCAGCTGGTCCAGCTCGCCGAGCTCGGTTCGCAGCTGCACTGCCGCTTCCGGCTCGCGGTCGACGGGCTGCACGTCGTCGTGTCGACCCGGTCGACCGAAGCGCGCCCGCCGAGCGACCGCACGTTCGGCTGGCACGTCCTGACCACGCTGAGCCGCTCGGTGACCGCGCACTGCGACGTCCTCCCCGGTGGCGGCGCGGGCATCGTCACGATCGAACTGGTGCTCAACCCGGGCACGAGCGCGTGA